The following is a genomic window from Choloepus didactylus isolate mChoDid1 chromosome 5, mChoDid1.pri, whole genome shotgun sequence.
attctttcttttatgctttcattttgcattctgtcatcttccaggtcactgattcgttgttcaacttcctctagtcttgtactatgagtgtccagaatctttttaatttggtcaacagtttctttaatttccataagatcatccatttttttatttagtcttgcaatgtcttctttatgctcttctagggtcttcttgatttccttcatatcctgtactatggtctcattgttcatctttagttctttgagtagctgctctaggtgctgtgtctcttctggtcttttgatttgggtgcttgggcttgggttatccatatgatctggttttttcatatgctttgtaattttctgttgtttttggcctcgtggcatttgctgaacttgatagggttcttttagggtttgtagacctattgaagtccttatctctaatttatcagatctacagcttcgtggagtacactttctctaactaaccagcaggtggcgtccacgagccacctgttctccacaagccagttctcccctgcttagcctttttggtgagtgggggagtgagtcttgtggggcccaattggtgtaccaagcttgcgtgtgtagttggtgttgcctgccctgtatgtggggcgtgtttctgggcagtcggggagggggggtggccctaacaatcaaatctccctgatgatcctagagttttaatgctgctgcaatagtctaatccttcagttcagtcctgccacagtttgtctctgccactgacccacaagtctttggtattggcgtatggctcctgagacttgcaagtgggcccctcttccaggccgtgcaccccgggttctctgttgagggatgactgtgctatgttacaggtgagtgccgtccccccagggcagttctgggctgctgggctgtatagggaggctcccagtctgctgaaatgatggctgaatggggctttgttaattcacactgctccaccttcccagctctgggacattcagctgaggttgcagggaaggctaatgtccacgcccagttttgtggtgtgtgcctgttatttgaagcactgtcgtcacactgggttgtctggggcagctctgggctatggggctggcgatgggcaggagtgtttcctgtccaccaggatggtggctgtgagcggacaccccccttttcttgggaagttgtgttgtttagtgaattttctcagccactggattattgccttttgtctcagagctctcttagttctgctcttgacttgacgtgcccaaattgcaattctttgaagctttctgtattgggtttcttagagtaattgttttagaaaaagaaaaaaggatttaaaagaaaaaaaaaacaaaacaaaaaaacaaaaaacaacaacaacaaaaaaaaacggccctcctcagagatctaatgggttattgaaatgctaatagacaaagcaaccagggccattaaggaaaggtccacagggcagagagatcagcttttcttcgggatttgcatatgcgcctcaaggcctgagctccgcccttcccctttctgtgttcaccagaactccaaaaatcctctgcttttattttggagtttttcatgttgttttttttctatgcctgtctcctctctgctgggctggctgctctcagagtctctggtgtctggtctcagtctatctatggttggagtttgaatcagtagaatgagtttccgataagagcagccactgcagttctcccttctccttcccggagctgacagcccctcctcccccgggactgagcctggcagggaggggcgcgggtcccctggccgcaaaaacttacagatttcgctgatctcagcagttccacgttttcatgagtgttgtatgaagtatgcccaaagacagattgctctgtggtgtccagtccacgcagttcctggctttttacctactttcctggaggagtaactaaaacttacagctcaccagtctgccatcttgccccgcctcctcctctaTAACTTTCTGTACAAGTTTACAATGGAATTGTATTTCAGTGACTATTTTGATAATCAGATTAAACTTTCAAAAAAGTTACACATAATTCAGGTCTATTTTTCTACCAATAAGAGTTCTGCTAAATTATAAAACCCCATAATCacagtgttcatttttaaaaaattaaacacacagtAATCCTGTCAATGTTAATCAAAATCAAAACTTTCAGAATGCTGTGGCATTTATGTGACCAATCTGAGTTTTAGATACAAATACCAGCTATTTACCCCATGGACCATTTTTGCTAGGCTGAGGCTGTGAAAAATTGAAAGGTGAcataggattctttttttttttttttttaatcgcaCAAAGAGATATATGTGGAGGGTACAGAGTGACACTGAATAGATCAAGAAGCATGGGAGGCATTagttctctccctccccagcctctcCTTCATCTCCCTGGTTTTCTGACATCCACAGAGTCAGACTGTCCCTAAGTAACTGCATGATCAGGATGCTGTCTTTATAAGATTCTTCATTCAGTGTATCCAACTCAGCAATTGCCTCATCAAATGCCGTTTTGGCCAGGCTGCCGGCCTTTTCAGGAGAATTTAGAATCTCATAGTAAAAGACTGAGTAATTAAGTGTCAGGCCAAGTCGAATTGGGTGTGTAGGCTGTATTTCTTTCTTACTAATTTCAAATGCTTCCTGGTAAGCCTGCTGGGAGTTCAACACAGTGGTTTGTTTGCTGTCTCCAGATGCCACCTCAGAAAGATATCTAAAATAATCTCCTTTCATTTCCAAGTAGAATACCTTACTTTCTGGTTGTGTAGCATTGGGAATAAGATATTTGTCCAACAGCTCCAGAACATCATTGCAGATGTCCTGCAGTTCCGCCTCTATCTTCTCACGGTACTCTTTGCCCATCTGCTGTTTCTTCTCATTCCTCTTGGTTTTCTGTTCAATGCTGGAGATGACACGCCAGGAAGAGCGGCGGGCGCCTACCACATTCTTGTAGGAGACAGAGAGCAGATTTCTCTCCTTATTGGAGAGCTCGTGCCCCTGTTCTGTGACAGCCTTCATGGCTGCAGCCATATCATCATAGTGCTCAGCCTGCTCGGCAAGTTTGGCTTTCTGTACCAGCTCACTTTTATCCATGGTCATTCCCATGGAAGGCTGCAGGAGGCAATTTCGAACGAAGCTCCGAGGGCTATGGCCGCTTCCTTCCCAAGCCCGCTTCTGAGGCAGCGCGGCAACCTGCCAGCTACCCGGTCCTGGGAatcggcagcggcggcggcggctctcCTTCACTTTTGGAAGACATTGCTGAGTAAAGAATTCTTgattagcaatttttctctttcactatcttaactatgtcataccactgccttcttgcctccatcatgTCTGATGAGTAGTCAGCAGTGagccttatgtggcttcccttgtatgtgatgaattgcttttctcttgctgctttcaggatcctctcttcTTCAGCTTCTGACAGTCTGTTTAGTCAGTGggcctatttggatttattccatttagcgtatgttgaatttctttgatttgcatatttatttcttttattagaattgggaaattttcaaccaaTATGTCCTCAAGTATTCTTCctgcccctttacccttctccttctgggacacctataaagTGTCTATttatgcacttcatattgtcagtCATTTCCCGGAGTCCCAggtcaaatttttccattttttctctgttattttacATATTCAATTTTAGTcactctgtcttctagttcacatatccttttttctgcatcttcaaatctgctgttgtgtgtctctagtgtatttttcaaactcaattttattgagctatattcacaaaccatacaatcatccgtggtgtacaatcagttgttcacaatagccTTATATatgtggtgcattcatcaccacaataaatttttgaacatttttattaccacaaaaaaataagaataaaaattaaagtaaaaagagcacccaaaacatcccataaccccatCCCTccatataattcatttactttgtaacctcatttttctactcatttgtccatacactatataaatGTAGTGGGggccacagggttttcataatcatgtggtcacacaatgtaagctatagTTATACAAGCATTTCAataatcaagactactgggttgcagttcagcagttccaggtatttccttttagctatgtaatacaataaaaagtaaaaacagatatctatataatgcataagaataacatccagaatgacctctcaacttcattgaGTCTTCTCAgtcctgaaactttattttggttcatttctctttcccctttttgtccAACAAGGCTTTCttgatcccatgatgccaggactaagctcatccccatgagtcatgtccatgttgccaggaatatttacacccctgtgaataatgtcccatgtaggggggaaggcagtgagtttacctgctgagtgggcttagagaggggccacatctgagaaacaaaagaggttctctggaggtgaccctTAGATACAATTTCAAGAAGGCTTAAACAGTTTAAAGTAGGCTTATCCTTTACTTTtcagtaacaaatttcataagggcaggagtaacatcatcaacatggtgacataaacagctacaaaaaactcctctccagagagtcaatgaaaaaaagaaaaaaaaattttgtttgaaaattgaAACTCTGGGGGAGGATGTAGACTGGAGAAGGGcactgcagatgctgaattgaagaaagagaagaaatatcaggaatcttctgtcccagaccagctgaaCCTCTACCCTCCCCTTCATTCAGTCTCTGTGTGGGAGGCACAGAATCAGACAGGAatcctcccaccagggacacagattttaaaatttctcatggGAGTCAGGCATACCCCTACTGTTTGAAGACCCATGGATCAGAGGAGGACATTTCagggcccaggtcagtgaggggcaAAGAGACTGAGGAAACATGGATTTCCAGCCCTTTGTTTAAAAACACTTCCTCCACCCTTGAGGGGAGCAGAAGCTGGTAGCCATTTACTTGTGTTGGGAATGGCTGGAGTATTGAGTCAGTGAGGAAATACACTGCtgcaggtgtagccccacatcaagcgAGATtatggctggcaaagtgagggtgTAGGAATCCCACAATTTCAACACACCTGTATGCACCTTTGCTTGAAGGCACAGAAGCTTCTGAGGAAGATTAAGTTACAGAACAGcatcatctgctggacagtctggaaactgcaagggaaacagtatggaagccagcagatctgtaTTACCACACCCACTGAACTTGCTGGGGTACCCAGTGCTTACCTCCTATCCCTCTGGAAGGCTATGGAGGGTGCCTGATgttgggggaagactgggggacagagccaatctgacaactgaccACTGagagaaacacaaaaacaaagagatcaaagaagactaacaagaaaactgaaggcaaaagagagaaaacaacctccagaataaactaatcaagaaaatcagatgcctagacagcaaaaaaaatcaCTAGTCAGATCAGGAAATAcaaatatatggcccagtcaagggaaaaaatgaacacttcaactgagattcaaaaggtgaaataacaaattaaagatgctcaaacaaaccTTCTAAGGGAAGTCATGTGTTGGAAGAAAATGtgacaagagatgaaggatataaagaagacactaggttATCCTAAGGAACAATAtgtaagcttgaaaaagcaagtggcagaacttatgggaaggcaaggcacaatggaagagatggaaaacacaatggagacatgcaataGCAGACTtggaggggcagaagaaaggacttctgaactagaggacagaacatctgaaatcatacgtacaaaagaacagatagggagaacaatggaaaaatataagctgGGGGGGCTCAGAGAATTggaggacaacatgaagcacatgaatatacatgttataggagtcccagagggagaacagaaaggaaaaggggcagaatgaataatagaggaaataatcaatgaaaatttcccaactcttatgagagaaatgaaattacaggtccaagaagtacagtgtgccccaaacagaattgatctgaaaagacctacttcaagacacttactaatcagattgtcaaatgtcaaagacaaagagaaaatactgaaagcaaagagaaaagtaatccatcacatacaagggtagcgcaataagactaagtgtagATTGCTAAGTTGAAactatggagatgagaaggcagtggtatgatatattcaagttACTGAGAGTAAAACTGCCACCTGACAATCCTATATCCAgctaaactgtccttcaaaaatgagggagagtttaaaatatttgcagacagacactgaaagagttcataAACAAGAAAattcctctacaagaaatactaaagggagaaagCCTGTCTTTGGGAACAAACCatggccttgatgacaccttgatttggagttTTCCAGTCTCAAAActaaagtgacccagaacaccagttccagtgatgcaccagatgtacaaggtctgctaaatctgcagggactgtgcacttggtgaaactgggagtctgcattctgaaatgagtgagtaagcctgctaaagaaccagcagccatgctgcaggctggggaaaccatgggttggtgtttggagttgggctagttttaaaaacccaaaagtagctgtggatatggcagtaagaactgcacagtgaagcatggtgggaactgtatctccacaacctgtggtcatgcctcaatatctggcatggatgatagccttttgtggaactgctgctaattgtcttagagcaaggaaggcagaggttagccaaaaggtgaaaataacCTTGCCCTTACAGCCATTTTCCTGGCAGACTAGTAaggctcctgcctggtgccatcaccacagcccagagctgaccaaaaacccagtgcaatgggaagtgtttccagcaacatgtgcacaTGCCCCAATACCTGGCATAggcaatagcctttcacacacccacagcaaattgttccagagctgggaaggcaaagctgtgcaaaaagggggaaattaacacactccaTATAGCCATACTTTCTGCAGGCTGGAAATGCCCCTCCATGGCCCtgaagcccagaacttccctgagGGAAAGTGCCAACTTGTGACATAGccaccttccctcagcagaggtactaggagggcatggcttggaagaggtaCCCACACAGAAgccccagggaccatacaccaatatcaAGGaatgtgggtcagcaacagaaacaaactgtgatgagactgaactgaaagttgagactcttgcaacagctttaaatctccagaaacacctgggacttttgattattaaagccaccctcccacCCTAACCATTCAGacatatgccccacattcagggcagggaGCACCAACTACat
Proteins encoded in this region:
- the LOC119535069 gene encoding 14-3-3 protein beta/alpha-like is translated as MTMDKSELVQKAKLAEQAEHYDDMAAAMKAVTEQGHELSNKERNLLSVSYKNVVGARRSSWRVISSIEQKTKRNEKKQQMGKEYREKIEAELQDICNDVLELLDKYLIPNATQPESKVFYLEMKGDYFRYLSEVASGDSKQTTVLNSQQAYQEAFEISKKEIQPTHPIRLGLTLNYSVFYYEILNSPEKAGSLAKTAFDEAIAELDTLNEESYKDSILIMQLLRDSLTLWMSENQGDEGEAGEGEN